From a region of the Candidatus Zymogenaceae bacterium genome:
- a CDS encoding dual specificity protein phosphatase family protein, with protein MKDSPRTGSFVAAAGRDEHILFASAFPGFVRPLDDDLLFIRDHGVGAIVTLTQESLLLPLKFRPYFVQLHLPVENLEPPTQSQLDRFVDFVDEQFDRDVNVVAHCLLGVGRTGTAIAAYRVSRGEDPETAISELRRIRNFIETPEQEEAVNRFYDRLKKRGALPKE; from the coding sequence ATGAAGGATTCACCCCGCACAGGCTCATTCGTGGCCGCCGCCGGGCGGGATGAACACATCCTCTTCGCCTCGGCCTTTCCCGGATTCGTCCGCCCCCTGGATGACGATCTTCTGTTCATCAGGGATCACGGCGTGGGCGCCATCGTCACCCTGACCCAGGAATCGCTTCTCTTGCCGCTCAAGTTCCGCCCCTATTTCGTACAGCTGCACCTGCCGGTGGAAAACCTGGAGCCGCCGACCCAGTCCCAGCTGGATCGGTTCGTTGACTTTGTAGACGAGCAGTTCGACCGGGACGTCAACGTGGTCGCCCACTGTCTTCTGGGCGTCGGACGGACCGGCACCGCCATCGCCGCGTACCGGGTCAGCCGTGGGGAGGACCCGGAAACGGCCATATCCGAACTGCGGCGGATCCGAAACTTCATCGAAACGCCCGAGCAGGAGGAAGCCGTCAATCGCTTTTACGATCGGCTCAAAAAGCGCGGCGCCCTGCCGAAGGAGTAA
- a CDS encoding flavin reductase, whose translation MTLEGDKRVLWQLSYGLYVVSSVRDGAYNGQIANTIFQVSADPPRIVASINRENYTHEFITASGLFAVSILDQETPFPFIGLFGFKCGRDVDKCAKAEHIIGKTGCPVITENALSYIEAKVVDSIEVETHTLFIGEPQYAEILKEGTPMTYKYYHEVIKGKTPEKAATYLGKT comes from the coding sequence ATGACACTGGAAGGCGATAAGCGGGTCTTGTGGCAGTTGAGCTACGGTCTGTACGTGGTCAGCTCCGTAAGAGACGGTGCGTATAACGGACAGATAGCAAATACCATATTTCAGGTCAGCGCCGATCCGCCGCGGATCGTGGCATCCATCAACCGGGAAAACTACACGCATGAATTCATCACCGCAAGCGGTCTATTCGCCGTTTCGATCCTGGACCAGGAGACGCCCTTTCCGTTCATCGGGCTGTTCGGCTTCAAGTGTGGTCGCGATGTGGATAAATGCGCCAAGGCGGAACACATCATCGGCAAGACCGGGTGCCCGGTGATCACGGAAAACGCCCTGTCGTATATTGAGGCGAAGGTGGTTGATTCCATCGAGGTTGAGACCCATACCCTCTTCATCGGAGAGCCGCAGTATGCGGAGATCCTGAAAGAGGGCACTCCCATGACCTACAAATACTACCACGAGGTCATCAAGGGAAAGACACCGGAGAAGGCGGCCACCTACCTGGGCAAGACCTGA
- a CDS encoding PHP domain-containing protein, with protein sequence MIDLHIHTDASSDGVHSPDEIFRMITDTFGSAAALSFADHDSVQNVPRGISLSHETGIPFVSGVELSATHSSTDVHILGYGIDHESRALVNLLDGMLDRALTQTERRVELLRALGFALDSEDVFSESKERAPTGRSFLAALKKRTENKHNRKLARYVDGDRSDSPSLNFYQDYLAGGKPAYAPISGTEAARIIGVIREASGVAILAHPGEYTDETIHDMIDLGIDGLEVWSGHHDASDRNKILDLARTRGLLITAGSDFHGKAVKPNIELGVETDNEAEIYSALITAIRHRRTATE encoded by the coding sequence ATGATCGATCTTCACATACATACCGACGCCTCGTCCGACGGCGTGCATTCTCCGGATGAGATATTCCGGATGATCACAGACACCTTCGGATCGGCGGCCGCCCTTTCCTTTGCCGATCACGACAGCGTCCAAAACGTCCCCCGGGGGATTTCTCTTTCACATGAAACCGGCATCCCCTTCGTCTCCGGCGTGGAGCTTTCGGCGACACACAGCTCGACCGATGTGCACATCCTGGGATACGGTATCGATCACGAATCGCGTGCGTTGGTCAACCTTCTGGACGGAATGCTGGACAGGGCCCTGACACAGACCGAGCGACGGGTCGAGCTCTTACGGGCTTTGGGATTCGCGCTTGACAGCGAGGACGTCTTCAGCGAATCGAAGGAGAGAGCACCCACGGGGAGGAGCTTTCTTGCCGCCCTGAAGAAACGCACGGAAAACAAGCACAATCGAAAGCTCGCCCGCTACGTGGACGGGGATCGTTCCGACTCGCCGTCCTTGAATTTTTACCAGGACTACCTCGCCGGGGGGAAGCCGGCGTATGCGCCAATCTCCGGGACCGAAGCCGCCCGGATTATCGGGGTCATCCGGGAGGCGTCCGGCGTCGCAATTCTCGCCCACCCGGGAGAGTATACCGACGAGACGATTCATGACATGATCGATCTCGGCATCGACGGCCTCGAGGTATGGTCGGGGCACCATGACGCGTCAGATAGAAACAAGATTCTCGACCTCGCCCGGACACGCGGTCTTCTCATCACCGCCGGGAGCGACTTTCACGGTAAAGCGGTTAAACCGAATATAGAGCTGGGAGTGGAAACGGACAACGAGGCGGAAATATACTCAGCCCTCATCACAGCCATACGGCACAGACGAACTGCAACGGAGTAG
- a CDS encoding MtnX-like HAD-IB family phosphatase, translating to MLSETLKHKTRPVVACDFDGTISVGDVSYQMLQKFSHGGWEDIDVKYINGEIGSREAFSRILERLNATKQELERSVPEMMTIDPGFGEFYRIMKERGVDVVIVSDGFKFYIDILLEREGLSDIPIYANDIEDGPNGRLVPLFPHHNDECDRCGNCKRCVIKELRNTYDYVVYAGDGYSDRCPAQDADTLFAKKYLYRFAAKNRIPAFHFNDFSDVLRGCTKSINGVIFDLDETLVNSLDAIRTSFNHTIDTLGVEIDREAAFKEMMHWPLNVSMENIFPNIDVSQAVKIFREKYYAIYKEMTPVKNGIGDILEGLKARGIGAAIATNKHGPYARELVKHLGIDTYFVDIIGAGDVKEPKPAPDMIEAALTALGTDREHAVFVGDSIVDVTTAKHSDIDIYALAESIHTPEELAHHTPTKMCHNTLQLKEALLGDV from the coding sequence ATGCTCTCTGAAACCCTCAAACATAAAACGCGACCCGTGGTGGCATGCGATTTCGACGGAACCATCAGTGTTGGGGATGTCAGCTATCAGATGCTGCAGAAATTCTCCCACGGCGGGTGGGAGGACATCGACGTCAAATACATCAACGGCGAGATCGGCTCCCGGGAGGCGTTCTCCCGGATCCTCGAACGTCTCAACGCAACCAAGCAGGAGCTCGAGCGCTCCGTGCCCGAGATGATGACCATCGATCCGGGTTTCGGTGAATTTTATCGGATCATGAAGGAGCGGGGCGTCGATGTTGTCATCGTCAGCGACGGATTCAAATTCTACATCGATATACTCCTTGAACGGGAGGGGCTTTCCGACATCCCGATATATGCGAACGATATCGAGGACGGCCCGAACGGGAGGCTCGTGCCGCTCTTTCCCCATCACAACGATGAGTGCGACCGATGCGGCAACTGCAAGCGGTGCGTCATCAAAGAGCTTCGAAACACATACGATTATGTCGTCTACGCAGGCGACGGTTATTCCGATCGCTGCCCCGCCCAGGACGCCGATACCCTGTTCGCAAAGAAATATCTCTATCGATTTGCGGCAAAAAACAGGATTCCCGCATTTCACTTCAACGATTTTTCCGACGTCCTCAGGGGATGTACAAAGAGCATCAACGGCGTGATATTCGACCTGGATGAAACCCTGGTGAACTCCCTTGACGCCATACGCACCTCGTTCAACCACACCATCGACACCCTGGGAGTGGAGATCGACCGGGAGGCGGCGTTCAAGGAGATGATGCACTGGCCCCTGAACGTCTCCATGGAGAATATCTTCCCCAACATCGACGTCTCCCAGGCGGTGAAGATATTTCGAGAGAAATACTACGCCATCTACAAGGAGATGACCCCGGTAAAGAATGGGATCGGCGATATCCTCGAGGGGCTCAAGGCCCGCGGCATCGGGGCGGCGATCGCCACCAACAAGCACGGCCCCTATGCCCGGGAGCTGGTGAAGCATCTCGGCATCGACACCTATTTCGTCGACATCATCGGCGCGGGCGACGTGAAGGAGCCCAAGCCCGCCCCGGACATGATCGAGGCGGCGCTCACTGCCCTGGGAACCGACCGGGAACATGCGGTCTTCGTGGGCGATTCCATCGTGGATGTGACCACGGCGAAACATTCGGATATCGATATCTACGCCCTGGCGGAATCCATCCACACGCCCGAGGAGCTGGCCCACCATACGCCCACGAAAATGTGCCACAATACCCTGCAGCTGAAAGAGGCCCTCCTGGGAGACGTATGA